Proteins encoded by one window of Juglans regia cultivar Chandler chromosome 15, Walnut 2.0, whole genome shotgun sequence:
- the LOC109000872 gene encoding uncharacterized protein LOC109000872 isoform X1: MEKPSWFRTIFVQASLCFALYLALNLGQPQKPIQGNRSGNRGLDLYFISVRGGFRPLKQQTHLLKLMDKVAKAYNVSFVVNTSELGEDDPLMQNGTVFFSSLKVPWYTTRTTKGHGVCCFLEQIKLPYGKTLDIVGVDTGSLQDLMLRGSSSEIEQSQLHWLTRTLEVISGNWRIVVGFHQLVVCEENNEQMEAKQLYELLHHTFVRFGVNAYLSGHDCTKHVRHGNIAYIGRNPASRENEPYLATVSGQPALNGELVNGFLLHRVSAIEIATYFISSTGEIVHQILLQHRGKEVM, translated from the exons ATGGAGAAGCCATCTTGGTTTCGAACCATTTTCGTACAGGCGTCTCTCTGCTTTGCTCTCTATCTTGCTCTGAACTTGGGTCAGCCTCAGAAGCCCATTCAAGGGAATAGGAGTGGAAACAGAGGTCTTGATCTTTACTTCATCAGTGTTAGAGGGGGTTTCAGACCACTTAAGCAACAGACCCATCTTCTGAAACTG ATGGACAAAGTGGCAAAGGCTTACAATGTAAGTTTTGTGGTGAACACTAGTGAACTTGGAGAGGATGATCCACTCATGCAGAAT GGTACTGTGTTTTTCTCATCCCTGAAAGTTCCCTG GTATACTACTAGAACAACAAAAGGACATGGAGTCTGTTGCTTTCTAGAGCAGATAAAGCTACCTTATGGGAAAACCTTAGACATTGTCGGTGTGGATACTGGTTCATTACAG GATTTGATGCTTAGGGGATCATCGAGTGAAATTGAGCAGAGTCAGTTACATTGGCTGACAAGGACACTAGAAGTAATCAGTGGTAACTG GCGCATTGTTGTTGGATTCCATCAATTGGTTGTTTGTGAAGAGAACAATGAGCAAATGGAGGCAAAGCAACTTTATGAGCTTCTTCATCATACTTTTGTAAGATTTGGAGTT AATGCGTACCTAAGCGGACATGATTGCACTAAACATGTTCGTCATGGCAACATTGCTTACATTGGCCGGAATCCGGCCTCGAGAGAGAATGAACCTTATTTGGCAACTGTAAGTGGACAACCAGCCTTGAATGG AGAATTGGTCAATGGCTTTCTTCTTCACAGAGTCAGCGCAATAGAAATT GCAACCTACTTTATTTCCTCAACTGGGGAAATTGTGCACCAAATTTTGCTCCAACACAGGGGTAAGGAGGTGATGTAA
- the LOC109000872 gene encoding uncharacterized protein LOC109000872 isoform X3, producing MEKPSWFRTIFVQASLCFALYLALNLGQPQKPIQGNRSGNRGLDLYFISVRGGFRPLKQQTHLLKLMDKVAKAYNVSFVVNTSELGEDDPLMQNGTVFFSSLKVPWYTTRTTKGHGVCCFLEQIKLPYGKTLDIVGVDTGSLQDLMLRGSSSEIEQSQLHWLTRTLEVISGNWRIVVGFHQLVVCEENNEQMEAKQLYELLHHTFVRFGVNAYLSGHDCTKHVRHGNIAYIGRNPASRENEPYLATRIGQWLSSSQSQRNRNCNLLYFLNWGNCAPNFAPTQG from the exons ATGGAGAAGCCATCTTGGTTTCGAACCATTTTCGTACAGGCGTCTCTCTGCTTTGCTCTCTATCTTGCTCTGAACTTGGGTCAGCCTCAGAAGCCCATTCAAGGGAATAGGAGTGGAAACAGAGGTCTTGATCTTTACTTCATCAGTGTTAGAGGGGGTTTCAGACCACTTAAGCAACAGACCCATCTTCTGAAACTG ATGGACAAAGTGGCAAAGGCTTACAATGTAAGTTTTGTGGTGAACACTAGTGAACTTGGAGAGGATGATCCACTCATGCAGAAT GGTACTGTGTTTTTCTCATCCCTGAAAGTTCCCTG GTATACTACTAGAACAACAAAAGGACATGGAGTCTGTTGCTTTCTAGAGCAGATAAAGCTACCTTATGGGAAAACCTTAGACATTGTCGGTGTGGATACTGGTTCATTACAG GATTTGATGCTTAGGGGATCATCGAGTGAAATTGAGCAGAGTCAGTTACATTGGCTGACAAGGACACTAGAAGTAATCAGTGGTAACTG GCGCATTGTTGTTGGATTCCATCAATTGGTTGTTTGTGAAGAGAACAATGAGCAAATGGAGGCAAAGCAACTTTATGAGCTTCTTCATCATACTTTTGTAAGATTTGGAGTT AATGCGTACCTAAGCGGACATGATTGCACTAAACATGTTCGTCATGGCAACATTGCTTACATTGGCCGGAATCCGGCCTCGAGAGAGAATGAACCTTATTTGGCAACT AGAATTGGTCAATGGCTTTCTTCTTCACAGAGTCAGCGCAATAGAAATT GCAACCTACTTTATTTCCTCAACTGGGGAAATTGTGCACCAAATTTTGCTCCAACACAGGGGTAA
- the LOC109000853 gene encoding FIP1[V]-like protein encodes MEDDDEFGDLYTDVLLPFASTPPSSSSSPAPQPRQASHSPPALHPPIHLNLRSDGNEILYGAPLSNSAAPNLTSDQTLAPRPADPTPILEPPAGTDSAQNLKAGDVREEDLATGSKVLDKGDAGLPERDPPEDLNYGGDTAGDLMEKDINFDIEEGNTGIYDAGSEPIIPGLSGSPAANLEASRGDDVGADNDWDSDSEDDLQIVLNDNNHGPMAMERGGIVGEDDDDDDEDGDPLVIVADGELNQDMEAQEWGDDSVQAAAADGERKETGEVGKVSGVGGAVIAPKIGYSNHGYHPFHSQFKYVRPGAAPMHGAATSIPGGAPGQVRPIANTGPVAGRGRGDWRPTGIRTAPPMQKGFHLGFGPGWGNNTAGRGFGGGLEFTLPSHKTIFEVDIDSFEEKPWKYPGVDTSDFFNFGLNEESWKDYCKQLEQLRLESTMQSKIRVYESVRTEQEYDPDLPPELVAATGVHDVSAENANLGKLDVGQSDLAKGSARVRPPIPTGRAIQVEGGYGERLPSIDTRPPRIRDSDAIIEIVLQDSLDDDSSTVNGALEQPDNESSREDFRAGDVAKEDVVQVDSGDFDAFPGAYNGRKRDQVDRKRMALMSSVADNLPDREGKFSFPPEAPAQNPVSRRPASVYPSEKFGTPYDERQTQGRELDKSPHMTPSRSTCAGKFQDNQTVESVDSLDGKRSPILSSPDAVRDARELSVEHSDAGHDELVLADGSPVTDKDEIEKDERTLNTLDRDDNLGDGVVKKQKLSSQVEQPVLQEFDDAGESRAESSENNKPRSGSSREYPKWRDGAEEEAIQEGHSKRVETMMKSHPDKNELGLRRKNRDGRQEMERNHMVVKGTEDYPSREWDSSSGHQLPVKSDGFNRRKERDNSDGPWRRRDDDPYNRRIKIEDTRKRERGDEMGTRHRDKVRDGERSEKDEYLHSRKQLNNGSYRVQYDKEAGSRHRERDDGLKVRYENVDDYHSKRRKDEEYLSRDHGDKEEILHGHRESTSRQKRERDEVLDPRKRDEQLRHRDNLDDHHSVGHRDEIWLQRERGVRQREREEWHRLKQSHEDYLPKRERDEGRVAGRGGRGLEDKALISHPRAKDDYRGSDKEYQSKDMVRHSEQSKKKDRIEDESSHRRGRDDVYPRGNQFSNDERSRPERSSSHNDRAVNASDGQRGRDKKHKENTRKNKDSEGGDHKAFGSSKRNREDHSGRINEMGLKGSSDQGNGDHQIPVHRRVSRKHREDASSEDEQHDSKRGRSKLERWTSHTERDYSINNRSSSSLKFKEIDRNKNGASIEARKPPDEFTKTVEAVDSQHPLTEEKDASDLESKDVETKPLEERHLDTVEKLKKRSERFKLPMPREKESLTTKKMESEALPSSKSEASEDLEIKQERPPRKRRWISN; translated from the exons ATGGAAGACGACGATGAGTTTGGAGATCTGTATACGGACGTGCTCTTACCTTTTGCTTCGACACCaccatcatcatcgtcatcCCCGGCTCCGCAGCCCCGCCAGGCGTCTCATTCCCCACCAGCTCTCCACCCTCCGATTCATCTCAACCTCCGTAGCGACGGCAACGAGATCCTCTACGGAGCTCCCCTCTCCAATTCCGCTGCTCCCAATCTTACCTCCGATCAAACCCTAGCTCCCCGCCCTGCGGATCCCACTCCCATCCTCGAGCCCCCTGCTGGGACTGATTCGGCTCAGAATTTGAAGGCTGGTGACGTGAGGGAAGAGGATTTAGCTACTGGGTCAAAGGTTTTGGATAAAGGAGATGCTGGATTGCCGGAAAGGGATCCTCCGGAGGATTTGAACTATGGTGGGGACACAGCTGGGGATTTGATGGAAAAGGACATAAATTTTGATATCGAGGAGGGTAATACTGGAATTTACGATGCGGGTTCCGAGCCGATCATTCCGGGACTCTCCGGCTCGCCGGCGGCTAATCTCGAAGCTTCTAGGGGAGACGATGTGGGTGCCGATAATGATTGGGACAGTGATAGCGAGGACGATTTGCAGATAGTGTTGAATGATAACAACCATGGGCCCATGGCAATGGAGAGAGGAGGAATCGtgggtgaagatgatgatgatgatgatgaagatgggGACCCGCTGGTTATTGTGGCGGATGGGGAGCTGAATCAAGATATGGAGGCACAGGAATGGGGCGACGATTCCGTGCAGGCGGCAGCGGCTGATGGAGAGAGGAAGGAGACGGGCGAGGTGGGAAAAGTTAGTGGTGTGGGCGGTGCCGTCATAGCCCCAAAAATTGGGTATAGCAATCATGGATACCATCCATTTCATTCTCAGTTTAAG TATGTTAGACCTGGTGCAGCACCGATGCATGGAGCAGCTACCTCCATTCCTGGAGGAGCCCCAGGTCAGGTTCGTCCGATTGCCAACACAGGTCCTGTTGCTGGTCGTGGTAGAGGTGACTGGAGACCAACAGGAATAAGAACTGCGCCTCCAATGCAGAAAGGTTTCCATTTGGGTTTTGGGCCTGGTTGGGGTAACAACACTGCAGGGAGAGGTTTTGGGGGTGGACTGGAATTCACGCTTCCTTCGCACAA GACTATATTTGAGGTTGACATTGATAGTTTTGAGGAGAAACCATGGAAATATCCTGGTGTTGATACATCAGACTTTTTCAACTTTGGTTTGAATGAGGAGAGCTGGAAAGATTATTGCAAGCAACTG GAACAACTGCGCCTGGAATCTACTATGCAAAGCAAAATTCGGGTTTATGAAAGTGTGCGAACGGAGCAG GAGTATGATCCAGATTTACCCCCGGAATTAGTAGCTGCCACTGGTGTTCATGATGTTTCAGCTGAAAATGCAAATCTTGGAAAGTTGGATGTTGGACAGAGTGATTTAGCAAAAGGATCTGCTCGTGTGCGCCCACCTATT CCAACTGGAAGAGCAATACAGGTGGAAGGTGGTTATGGTGAACGTCTCCCTTCCATTGACACCCGACCTCCTCGCATCCGTGATTCAGATGCCATAATTGAG ATTGTCTTGCAGGACTCTTTAGATGATGATTCCTCCACGGTAAATGGTGCCCTAGAACAACCAGACAATGAGTCCTCGAGAGAGGATTTTAGAGCAGGTGATGTAGCCAAAGAAGATGTTGTCCAGGTGGACAGTGGGGATTTTGATGCTTTTCCAGGGGCTTACAATGGTCGAAAGAGAGATCAGGTTGATAGAAAAAGGATGGCATTAATGTCTTCTGTTGCTGATAATTTACCTGATCGGGAAGggaaattttcttttcctccagAAGCTCCAGCCCAGAATCCTGTTTCTAGGAGGCCGGCTTCTGTCTATCCTAGCGAGAAGTTTGGCACCCCTTATGATGAAAG GCAGACACAGGGAAGGGAACTTGACAAATCCCCTCATATGACTCCCAGTCGAAGTACATGTGCTGGTAAATTTCAGGATAACCAGACCGTTGAATCAGTTGATAGCTTGGACGGTAAACGTAGTCCGATATTATCATCTCCTGATGCAGTTAGGGATGCCAGGGAGTTGAGTGTTGAGCATAGTGATGCTGGGCATGATGAGCTTGTGCTTGCTGATGGAAGCCCTGTAACGGACAAGGATGAAATAGAGAAAGATGAAAGGACTTTGAATACGTTAGACAGAGATGACAACCTTGGCGACGGAGTGGTAAAGAAACAGAAATTGAGTTCTCAAGTGGAACAACCTGTGCTCCAAGAATTTGATGATGCAGGGGAGTCAAGGGCTGAAAGTAGTGAAAATAACAAACCAAGATCAGGAAGCAGCAGAGAGTATCCAAAGTGGCGCGATGGGGCTGAGGAGGAAGCCATTCAAGAAGGACACTCAAAACGTGTGGAGACCATGATGAAAAGTCACCCTGACAAAAATGAACTAGGTCTCCGAAGAAAGAACCGTGATGGAAGACAAGAGATGGAAAGGAATCACATGGTAGTAAAAGGAACAGAAGATTACCCGTCCAGAGAGTGGGATTCCAGCTCAGGTCATCAATTGCCTGTGAAATCTGATGGGTTTAACAGACGAAAGGAGAGGGACAATTCTGATGGACCCTGGCGACGTAGAGATGATGATCCTTATAACAGAAGGATTAAAATTGAAGACACGAGGAAGAGGGAGCGCGGTGATGAAATGGGAACCAGACACAGGGATAAGGTTAGAGACGGCGAGAGGAGTGAGAAAGATGAATATCTACATTCAAGAAAACAGTTAAATAATGGCAGCTATAGGGTTCAGTATGATAAGGAGGCTGGTTCACGCCACAGGGAAAGAGATGATGGTCTGAAGGTTCGGTATGAAAATGTAGATGATTACCATAGCAAGAGAAGGAAAGATGAGGAATATCTGAGTAGGGACCATGGTGACAAAGAAGAAATATTGCATGGCCACAGGGAAAGTACTAGCCGTCAAAAGCGAGAAAGGGATGAAGTTTTGGACCCTCGAAAGAGAGATGAACAGCTAAGACATAGAGATAATCTTGATGATCACCACTCCGTAGGGCACAGAGATGAGATCTGGCTGCAGAGAGAAAGGGGTGTaaggcagagagagagggaggagtgGCATCGGTTAAAACAGTCTCATGAAGATTATCTCCCCAAGCGGGAAAGAGATGAAGGACGGGTTGCTGGAAGGGGTGGGCGTGGTCTAGAGGACAAAGCATTAATTAGCCATCCTAGGGCAAAGGACGATTACAGAGGATCTGATAAAGAATACCAATCGAAAGACATGGTCCGACACAGCGAACAGTCCAAGAAAAAGGACCGAATTGAGGATGAAAGTTCACATCGCAGGGGACGTGATGATGTTTATCCACGTGGAAACCAATTTAGTAATGATGAAAGATCCAGGCCAGAGAGGTCTAGTTCTCATAATGATCGTGCTGTTAATGCTTCTGATGGCCAAAGAGGACGTGACAAAAAACATAAAGAGAATACAAGAAAGAATAAAGACTCTGAGGGTGGTGATCACAAGGCTTTTGGCTCTTCCAAGAGAAATCGAGAAGACCATAGTGGTCGAATTAATGAAATG GGCTTGAAAGGGTCCAGTGATCAAGGGAATGGAGACCATCAGATCCCAGTGCATCGTCGTGTGTCCAGAAAACATAGGGAAGACGCTTCATCAGAAGATGAACAGCATGATTCGAAAAGAGGGCGCTCCAAATTGGAACGATGGACTAGCCACACCGAGAGGGACTATAGTATCAACAATAGGTCATCATCTTCCTTGAAATTCAAGGAGATTGATAGGAATAAAAATGGTGCATCTATTGAAGCCAGGAAACCTCCAGATGAATTTACCAAGACAGTTGAGGCTGTTGATAGTCAACATCCATTGACTGAAGAAAAAGATGCCTCTGATCTGGAAAGCAAAGATGTTGAAACAAAACCGTTGGAGGAAAGGCACCTTGATACAGTGGAGAAGTTGAAAAAGCGAAGCGAACGGTTTAAGCTTCCAATGCCAAGGGAGAAAGAGTCCTTGACAACTAAGAAGATGGAGAGTGAAGCACTGCCTTCTTCCAAAAGTGAGGCTTCTGAAGATTTGGAGATCAAACAAGAGCGGCCGCCTCGGAAAAGAAGATGGATAAGTAACTAA
- the LOC109000872 gene encoding uncharacterized protein LOC109000872 isoform X2 — protein sequence MEKPSWFRTIFVQASLCFALYLALNLGQPQKPIQGNRSGNRGLDLYFISVRGGFRPLKQQTHLLKLMDKVAKAYNVSFVVNTSELGEDDPLMQNGTVFFSSLKVPWYTTRTTKGHGVCCFLEQIKLPYGKTLDIVGVDTGSLQDLMLRGSSSEIEQSQLHWLTRTLEVISGNWRIVVGFHQLVVCEENNEQMEAKQLYELLHHTFNAYLSGHDCTKHVRHGNIAYIGRNPASRENEPYLATVSGQPALNGELVNGFLLHRVSAIEIATYFISSTGEIVHQILLQHRGKEVM from the exons ATGGAGAAGCCATCTTGGTTTCGAACCATTTTCGTACAGGCGTCTCTCTGCTTTGCTCTCTATCTTGCTCTGAACTTGGGTCAGCCTCAGAAGCCCATTCAAGGGAATAGGAGTGGAAACAGAGGTCTTGATCTTTACTTCATCAGTGTTAGAGGGGGTTTCAGACCACTTAAGCAACAGACCCATCTTCTGAAACTG ATGGACAAAGTGGCAAAGGCTTACAATGTAAGTTTTGTGGTGAACACTAGTGAACTTGGAGAGGATGATCCACTCATGCAGAAT GGTACTGTGTTTTTCTCATCCCTGAAAGTTCCCTG GTATACTACTAGAACAACAAAAGGACATGGAGTCTGTTGCTTTCTAGAGCAGATAAAGCTACCTTATGGGAAAACCTTAGACATTGTCGGTGTGGATACTGGTTCATTACAG GATTTGATGCTTAGGGGATCATCGAGTGAAATTGAGCAGAGTCAGTTACATTGGCTGACAAGGACACTAGAAGTAATCAGTGGTAACTG GCGCATTGTTGTTGGATTCCATCAATTGGTTGTTTGTGAAGAGAACAATGAGCAAATGGAGGCAAAGCAACTTTATGAGCTTCTTCATCATACTTTT AATGCGTACCTAAGCGGACATGATTGCACTAAACATGTTCGTCATGGCAACATTGCTTACATTGGCCGGAATCCGGCCTCGAGAGAGAATGAACCTTATTTGGCAACTGTAAGTGGACAACCAGCCTTGAATGG AGAATTGGTCAATGGCTTTCTTCTTCACAGAGTCAGCGCAATAGAAATT GCAACCTACTTTATTTCCTCAACTGGGGAAATTGTGCACCAAATTTTGCTCCAACACAGGGGTAAGGAGGTGATGTAA